In Pasteurella multocida subsp. multocida OH4807, a genomic segment contains:
- the rumB gene encoding 23S rRNA methyluridine methyltransferase (COG2265 SAM-dependent methyltransferases related to tRNA (uracil-5-)-methyltransferase), with product MQLTIPCPHYQLNQCRSCQWLSLPYAKQLERKMAHLTQQLTQLDCSKTTWVAPYTSPLTAFRNKAKMAVSGMVERPILSHPQSTTDLTDCPLYPTHFAQIFTVLKDFIARAGLVPYNIAKQKGELKYILLTESQMDGGLMLRFVLRSETKLPLIQRELAGLMAKLPQLNVVSVNIQPQHAAILEGEKEIFLTQQHTLPESFNHIPLFIRPQGFFQTNPKVAEGLYGTAQQWIKDLPISRLWDLFCGVGGFGLHCAALLQQTHPDKDIELTGIEISASAIAAATQSAQQLGLKNVSFQALDAKNFAFEQSQTPDLVIVNPPRRGIGTELAQFLNQLAPHFILYSSCNAETMGKDLTGLNDYQLQKIQLFDMFPHSHHYEVLCLLVRKTK from the coding sequence ATGCAACTCACAATTCCTTGTCCGCATTACCAATTAAATCAATGCCGCTCATGCCAATGGCTAAGTCTACCTTATGCCAAACAGCTTGAGCGTAAAATGGCACATTTAACACAGCAGCTAACTCAATTAGACTGTTCGAAAACCACATGGGTCGCACCGTATACCTCACCACTCACCGCATTTCGCAATAAAGCCAAAATGGCGGTCAGCGGTATGGTAGAACGCCCTATTTTGAGCCACCCACAAAGCACGACGGATTTAACAGACTGCCCACTTTATCCAACCCATTTTGCTCAGATTTTTACCGTGTTAAAAGATTTTATTGCGCGTGCAGGCTTAGTGCCTTACAACATTGCAAAGCAAAAAGGGGAGCTCAAATATATTCTATTGACTGAAAGCCAAATGGACGGCGGTTTAATGCTCCGATTTGTGCTACGTTCAGAAACTAAATTGCCCTTAATTCAACGTGAATTGGCGGGCTTAATGGCAAAATTGCCACAATTAAACGTGGTCAGTGTGAATATTCAGCCGCAACACGCGGCTATTTTGGAAGGGGAAAAAGAAATTTTTCTCACGCAACAACACACGTTACCCGAATCGTTTAATCACATTCCACTTTTTATTCGTCCACAAGGTTTTTTCCAAACCAATCCCAAAGTAGCAGAAGGGTTATATGGCACAGCACAACAATGGATTAAAGATTTACCCATCAGCCGCCTTTGGGATTTATTCTGTGGCGTGGGTGGTTTTGGTCTACATTGTGCAGCGTTGTTGCAACAAACTCATCCAGATAAAGACATTGAATTGACGGGGATTGAAATTTCGGCGTCTGCCATTGCCGCGGCAACACAATCCGCACAACAATTAGGTTTAAAAAATGTGAGCTTCCAAGCACTTGATGCCAAGAATTTTGCATTTGAACAAAGCCAAACGCCCGATTTAGTGATAGTGAATCCCCCCCGTCGTGGCATTGGTACGGAGTTGGCGCAATTTCTGAATCAATTGGCACCGCACTTTATTCTCTATTCAAGTTGTAATGCCGAAACAATGGGCAAAGATTTAACAGGATTGAACGACTATCAATTACAAAAAATTCAATTATTTGATATGTTCCCGCACTCGCATCATTATGAAGTGCTGTGTTTGCTAGTCCGAAAAACCAAGTAG
- a CDS encoding Purine nucleoside phosphoramidase (COG0537 Diadenosine tetraphosphate (Ap4A) hydrolase and other HIT family hydrolases): MAEETIFSKIIRREIPANIVYQDDLVTAFRDISPQAKTHILIIPNKLIPTVNDVCEQDELTLGRLFTVAAKLAKQEGIAEDGYRLIVNCNKHGGQEVFHLHMHLVGGEPLGRMLAK; this comes from the coding sequence ATGGCTGAAGAAACCATTTTTAGTAAAATTATTCGTCGAGAAATCCCAGCAAATATTGTTTATCAAGACGATTTAGTCACGGCATTTCGTGATATCTCTCCGCAAGCCAAAACGCACATATTAATTATCCCAAATAAATTAATTCCGACCGTGAATGATGTCTGTGAACAAGACGAATTAACACTGGGTCGTTTATTTACTGTCGCCGCCAAACTGGCTAAGCAAGAAGGGATTGCTGAAGATGGTTATCGTTTGATCGTAAACTGTAATAAACACGGTGGACAAGAAGTTTTCCATCTCCATATGCACCTTGTCGGTGGTGAACCATTAGGCAGGATGTTAGCAAAATAA
- the thyA gene encoding thymidylate synthase (COG0207 Thymidylate synthase), giving the protein MKTYLALCQRIVDEGVWIENARTGKRCLTVIDAALTYDVANNQFPLITTRKSYWKAAIAEFLGYIRGYDNAADFRKLGTKTWDANANENEAWLNNPHRKGPDDMGRVYGVQGRAWRKPNGETIDQLRKIVNNLSKGIDDRGEIMTFFNPGEFDLGCLRPCMHTHTFSLLGDTLYLTSYQRSCDVPLGLNFNQIQVFTFLALMAQITGKKPGQAYHKIINAHIYEDQLDLMKNVQLKREPYPLPQLEINPDIKTLEDLETWVTMDDFKVTGYQCHEPIKYPFSV; this is encoded by the coding sequence ATGAAAACATATCTCGCACTCTGCCAACGTATCGTTGATGAAGGAGTATGGATTGAAAATGCCCGTACAGGAAAACGTTGTTTAACTGTGATTGATGCCGCTCTCACTTATGATGTGGCTAACAATCAATTTCCACTCATCACCACCCGAAAAAGTTATTGGAAAGCTGCAATTGCAGAGTTTCTTGGCTATATTCGTGGCTATGATAATGCCGCAGACTTCCGTAAACTTGGCACAAAAACTTGGGATGCGAACGCCAATGAAAATGAAGCTTGGCTCAATAATCCACACCGTAAAGGACCTGACGATATGGGACGAGTTTATGGCGTACAAGGGCGAGCTTGGCGTAAACCTAACGGGGAAACGATCGATCAGCTACGTAAAATCGTGAATAATTTGAGTAAAGGCATTGATGACCGCGGCGAGATCATGACGTTTTTCAATCCAGGGGAATTTGATCTTGGTTGCTTACGTCCTTGTATGCACACCCACACATTCTCGTTATTAGGCGACACACTGTATCTCACCAGTTATCAACGTTCTTGTGATGTACCGCTTGGACTCAATTTTAACCAAATTCAAGTATTTACGTTCTTGGCCCTGATGGCACAGATAACTGGCAAGAAACCTGGTCAGGCTTATCATAAAATTATTAACGCACATATTTATGAAGATCAGCTCGATTTAATGAAAAATGTGCAATTAAAACGTGAACCCTATCCTCTGCCGCAATTGGAAATTAACCCAGATATTAAAACCTTAGAAGACTTAGAAACTTGGGTTACGATGGATGATTTCAAGGTCACGGGTTACCAGTGCCACGAACCAATTAAATATCCGTTTTCTGTTTAA
- a CDS encoding Est protein (COG3240 Phospholipase/lecithinase/hemolysin) — translation MKIKTLSLALLCSFSSVISAQEVVVFGDSLSDMGQTNWNKKASYLNANGQYHYLYDEYLAQALGGKLTPSTQGGSSYAYSGGVIVGSNNTKTEQQANLVLANQVATYLQTPVKKEALHILWAGGNDLATVLATAVTKKTPEEKQAYVLSSINAMAQTMAQQWAVLQQAGVTQIIAPTIPNVTYTPEFFDKLGEAAGEQIQSSSYGFIKKGDFIASFKGAVEQILVQPTQNADEFEQHRIAVLKKAATDFYNSRWPLTKLALSAKGYNAESIANTLIKEYQEIVQQAAQATALLNASITTALNQAGENVVRIDTDSLLKDMIARPAEYGITNTTTVACAGSTADPNQAACQPTDQTVANQRLFADSFHPGPTAHQAMSDYMMNVLQTPKQMGVLAQLAQQQTDLALDFTRTESNRNRFNIQEAETVDTLVAYQTQAGGKSLHIGVKVQFNPQWQLTVVASQQKQDVQQGLINVASKNRVLSTALRYDATTWWVGGALQSNTTQFATNRVARIGQSTHHQSGETEADSLSMGLFAGYEWALQDVALALIADIYKTKTDIAAFSERNQGMTKMQFASRRVHSVRSGVGIDLRYDAATWQPYVTARWVNEWNNAIPMLKAGLNGSLFSTQLEQQDKAWLNLVAGLQFKPMDSNVYANIGLSRDLGRKDALSNTRFQASIGLAF, via the coding sequence GTGAAAATTAAGACACTTTCATTAGCATTATTGTGTTCATTCAGTTCTGTGATCTCTGCGCAAGAGGTGGTGGTATTCGGTGACAGTTTGAGTGATATGGGGCAAACAAATTGGAATAAAAAAGCGTCTTATTTAAATGCAAATGGACAATATCATTATCTTTATGATGAGTATCTTGCTCAAGCATTAGGTGGAAAACTCACTCCTTCTACCCAAGGTGGATCAAGTTATGCTTATAGTGGCGGTGTGATTGTTGGAAGTAACAATACTAAAACTGAGCAGCAAGCAAATTTAGTGTTGGCAAATCAAGTTGCCACCTATTTGCAAACACCAGTGAAAAAAGAGGCATTACATATTCTGTGGGCTGGGGGTAATGATTTAGCAACAGTTCTTGCAACTGCTGTCACTAAGAAAACACCAGAAGAGAAGCAAGCTTATGTGTTAAGCAGTATTAATGCAATGGCGCAAACCATGGCGCAACAATGGGCAGTGTTACAGCAAGCGGGCGTAACTCAGATTATTGCTCCCACCATCCCAAATGTTACCTATACTCCTGAGTTTTTTGATAAATTAGGTGAGGCAGCAGGGGAGCAAATCCAATCTAGTTCTTATGGTTTTATCAAAAAAGGGGATTTTATTGCTAGTTTTAAAGGAGCAGTTGAGCAAATTTTGGTTCAACCAACACAAAATGCTGATGAATTTGAACAACATCGTATTGCGGTATTAAAGAAAGCGGCAACGGATTTTTATAATAGCCGTTGGCCTTTAACAAAGCTAGCACTGTCTGCTAAAGGTTATAATGCAGAAAGCATTGCTAATACGCTAATTAAAGAATATCAAGAGATTGTTCAACAAGCCGCACAAGCAACAGCCCTCTTAAATGCGAGTATTACTACTGCTCTGAATCAAGCGGGAGAAAATGTAGTACGTATCGATACGGACAGTTTATTAAAAGATATGATTGCTCGCCCTGCAGAATATGGGATTACGAATACGACAACAGTTGCTTGTGCAGGGAGTACGGCAGATCCTAACCAAGCAGCCTGCCAACCCACTGATCAAACAGTCGCAAATCAACGTTTATTTGCTGATAGTTTCCACCCAGGACCAACGGCACATCAAGCGATGTCTGATTATATGATGAATGTTTTACAGACACCAAAACAGATGGGCGTACTTGCCCAATTGGCTCAGCAACAAACAGATCTTGCCTTGGATTTTACGCGTACAGAAAGTAACCGTAATCGTTTCAACATACAAGAAGCCGAAACCGTTGATACGCTAGTGGCATATCAAACACAAGCGGGAGGAAAGAGCTTGCATATTGGGGTGAAGGTTCAATTTAACCCTCAGTGGCAACTTACTGTGGTCGCCAGTCAACAAAAACAAGATGTACAACAAGGGTTGATTAACGTTGCGAGTAAAAATCGTGTGTTAAGTACCGCACTTCGTTATGATGCAACGACGTGGTGGGTCGGTGGCGCTCTCCAATCAAATACGACTCAATTTGCTACCAATCGTGTTGCGCGTATTGGGCAGTCGACGCATCATCAATCTGGTGAAACAGAGGCTGACAGTCTAAGTATGGGCTTATTCGCGGGCTATGAATGGGCATTACAGGATGTGGCACTAGCATTGATTGCAGATATCTATAAGACTAAAACAGATATTGCGGCATTTAGTGAACGTAATCAAGGTATGACTAAAATGCAATTTGCAAGTCGTCGTGTCCATAGTGTAAGAAGTGGAGTGGGTATCGATTTGCGTTATGATGCAGCCACATGGCAACCTTATGTCACAGCCCGTTGGGTGAATGAATGGAATAATGCGATTCCTATGCTTAAGGCAGGCTTAAATGGAAGTCTGTTTAGTACTCAACTTGAACAGCAAGATAAGGCTTGGCTGAATCTCGTAGCAGGTTTGCAGTTTAAACCAATGGACAGTAATGTTTATGCCAATATTGGTTTAAGTCGTGATCTGGGACGAAAAGATGCTCTCTCAAATACACGCTTTCAAGCAAGTATAGGATTAGCCTTTTAG
- a CDS encoding lipoprotein (COG5633 Predicted periplasmic lipoprotein), translating into MKKLTALFLTGFLMVGCSSYKPTSLLHTTQPILNIEADAEPIIEAQVSPHSAWIKNKSKQPHDLTYRLFWYDEQGVSQQELAPSYRLRLNADEKQRIELNKPTEKSANYRLYIRLK; encoded by the coding sequence ATGAAAAAACTCACCGCACTTTTTCTCACTGGTTTTCTTATGGTTGGTTGTAGTAGCTATAAACCAACCAGTTTATTACACACAACTCAACCGATTCTCAACATCGAAGCGGATGCAGAGCCTATCATAGAAGCTCAGGTATCCCCTCATTCAGCTTGGATTAAAAATAAGAGTAAGCAACCTCATGATCTCACTTATCGTCTGTTCTGGTATGACGAACAAGGCGTTTCACAGCAAGAGCTTGCGCCCTCGTACAGATTACGGTTGAATGCTGATGAGAAACAGCGCATCGAACTTAACAAACCGACTGAAAAAAGTGCGAATTATCGTTTATACATCCGCTTAAAATAA
- a CDS encoding beta-hexosaminidase (COG1472 Beta-glucosidase-related glycosidases) has protein sequence MSTLLIDLKNQELSSEEVELLHHPLVAGLILFTRNFYDRQQIQALIQSVRQRVKKDLLITVDQEGGRVQRFRPGFTQLPAMQAFAELLSDPQQRLDMAQQAGWQMAAEMVALDIDLSFAPVLDLGHQCQAIGDRSFHQDAEMTTKLATAFIQGMQQAGMAATGKHFPGHGHVIADSHLETPYDDRTKADIFSKDLVPFQQLIQQNLLHAVMPAHVIYSQCDAQPASGSHYWLKEVLRQQLGFQGAIFSDDLGMKGAGFMGNFVERCEQSLNAGCDLLLLCNEREGVIQVLDNLMLSESQADFRQRQNRLRQLFKRRSFNWSTLESTSRWLENHKKLSALQQAWLDKKST, from the coding sequence ATGTCAACCTTGCTGATCGATCTGAAAAATCAAGAACTTTCATCTGAAGAAGTTGAACTTTTACATCACCCGCTTGTTGCGGGTTTAATTTTGTTCACGCGAAATTTTTATGACCGCCAACAAATTCAAGCATTAATTCAATCCGTACGTCAACGTGTAAAAAAAGACCTGTTAATTACAGTAGACCAAGAAGGTGGACGAGTACAACGCTTTCGCCCAGGTTTTACTCAATTACCTGCTATGCAGGCGTTCGCAGAATTGCTGTCTGATCCACAACAACGCTTAGATATGGCACAACAAGCAGGCTGGCAAATGGCGGCGGAAATGGTAGCCTTGGATATTGATCTTAGCTTTGCACCAGTATTAGATCTTGGTCATCAATGCCAAGCCATTGGTGACCGCAGTTTTCATCAAGACGCAGAGATGACTACGAAGCTCGCTACAGCATTTATTCAAGGAATGCAACAAGCAGGCATGGCGGCAACGGGCAAGCATTTTCCTGGGCATGGTCATGTCATCGCTGATTCACATTTAGAAACCCCTTATGACGATCGTACAAAAGCAGACATTTTTTCCAAAGATCTCGTCCCATTTCAACAGCTTATTCAGCAAAATTTACTCCATGCGGTGATGCCAGCCCATGTCATTTATAGCCAATGTGATGCGCAGCCTGCGAGTGGATCACATTACTGGTTAAAAGAGGTCTTACGCCAGCAACTTGGCTTCCAAGGTGCGATTTTTTCTGATGATTTAGGCATGAAAGGTGCGGGCTTTATGGGCAATTTCGTAGAACGTTGTGAACAATCGCTCAATGCAGGTTGTGATTTACTACTCCTTTGTAATGAACGAGAAGGCGTGATTCAAGTATTAGACAATTTAATGCTCTCAGAAAGCCAAGCTGACTTTAGACAGCGTCAGAATCGTTTACGCCAATTATTTAAACGTCGGTCGTTCAACTGGTCAACATTAGAATCTACATCCCGTTGGCTTGAAAACCATAAAAAACTGAGCGCACTTCAGCAAGCATGGCTTGATAAGAAATCGACATAA
- a CDS encoding putative formate transporter 1 (COG2116 Formate/nitrite family of transporters) yields the protein MKSEDSTSTCIVPPAKMAQIGEDVGVYKATKKQRYSFFSAIPAGAFIAIAFVFYATTQTGNGDAPWGLTKLVGGIVFSLGVIMVVVCGSELFTSSTMTAVARVSGRITTTQMLRNWIVVYFGNFAGAIFIVLLTWFAGQIMAANGQWGLTILKTAQHKIHHTWTEAFALGIFCNIMVCIAVWMTYAGKTLLDKAIIMILPISMFVASGFEHSVANMFMIPMGMMIAHLASPEFWQAIAMDPAQFADLDVYHFVVKNLIPVTLGNIVGGACCVALAQWYINRPH from the coding sequence ATGAAAAGTGAAGATTCAACGTCAACCTGCATTGTGCCACCTGCAAAAATGGCACAGATTGGCGAAGATGTCGGTGTTTATAAAGCCACCAAAAAACAACGCTATTCTTTCTTCTCTGCTATTCCCGCAGGCGCATTTATTGCGATAGCCTTTGTCTTTTACGCAACGACTCAAACTGGAAACGGCGATGCACCTTGGGGGCTAACTAAGTTAGTGGGTGGAATCGTTTTCTCTCTTGGTGTAATTATGGTCGTTGTCTGTGGTTCAGAATTATTTACTTCATCTACCATGACTGCGGTTGCACGTGTAAGCGGGCGTATTACGACGACTCAAATGTTACGTAACTGGATCGTAGTGTATTTTGGTAATTTTGCAGGGGCAATTTTTATTGTCTTGCTGACTTGGTTTGCGGGGCAAATCATGGCGGCCAATGGGCAATGGGGCTTAACGATTTTAAAAACAGCGCAACATAAAATTCATCACACATGGACAGAAGCCTTTGCACTAGGCATTTTCTGTAACATTATGGTGTGTATTGCGGTGTGGATGACTTACGCAGGTAAAACATTATTAGATAAAGCAATCATTATGATTTTACCAATTTCTATGTTTGTGGCGTCTGGATTTGAGCATAGCGTGGCGAATATGTTTATGATTCCAATGGGAATGATGATCGCACATTTAGCTTCTCCTGAATTTTGGCAAGCGATTGCAATGGATCCAGCTCAATTTGCAGATTTAGATGTCTATCATTTTGTTGTAAAAAATTTAATTCCCGTGACGTTGGGGAACATCGTGGGTGGCGCTTGCTGTGTGGCATTAGCCCAGTGGTACATTAATCGCCCACATTAA
- a CDS encoding pyruvate formate-lyase (COG1882 Pyruvate-formate lyase): MSQLTEAQQKAWEGFAAGEWQTEVNVRDFIQKNYTPYEGDESFLADATEATTKLWNDVMEKIKVENKTHEPYDIDCDTPSTITSHAPGYIDKNLEKIVGLQTDAPLKRAIMPFGGINMVKGSCKVYRRELKPEVEQIFTEYRKTHNQGVFDVYTPDILRCRKSGVITGLPDAYGRGRIIGDYRRMALYGADFLMKDKFKQFTSLQDKLERGEDIQATIQLREEIAEQHRALGKMKEMAASYGYDISGPATNAHEAVQWTYFAYLAAVKSQNGAAMSFGRVSTFLDIYIERDLKAGKITEQEAQELIDHLVMKLRMVRFLRTPEYDQLFSGDPMWATETLAGMGLDGRTLVTKNSFRILHTLYTMGPSPEPNLTILWSEKLPEGFKRYAAKVSIDTSSVQYENDDLMRPDFQNDDYAIACCVSPMIVGKMMQFFGARANLAKTLLYAINGGVDEKSGDQVGPKSEPITSEYLDYEDVMTRLDSFMDWLAKQYVTALNIIHFMHDKYAYEAALMALHDRDVFRTMACGIAGLSVAADSLSAIKYAKVKPVRGDIEIKNKAGEVVGVAKNVAIDFEIEGEYPQFGNNDNRVDEIACDLVERFMKKIQKLGTYRNAVPTQSVLTITSNVVYGKKTGNTPDGRRSGAPFGPGANPMHGRDQKGAVASLTSVAKLPFAYAKDGISYTFSIVPNALGKDYEAQKRNLAGLMDGYFHHEATIEGGQHLNVNVMNREMLLDAMENPEKYPQLTIRVSGYAVRFNSLTKEQQQDVITRTFTQAM, from the coding sequence ATGAGTCAATTAACGGAAGCGCAACAAAAAGCTTGGGAAGGGTTTGCAGCAGGTGAATGGCAAACTGAAGTGAACGTTCGTGATTTTATCCAAAAAAACTATACCCCGTATGAAGGTGATGAGTCATTCTTAGCTGACGCAACTGAAGCGACAACAAAATTATGGAATGACGTAATGGAGAAAATCAAAGTTGAGAATAAAACTCACGAGCCGTATGACATCGACTGTGACACTCCATCAACAATCACTTCTCACGCACCAGGTTATATCGATAAAAACTTAGAGAAAATCGTTGGTCTTCAAACTGATGCGCCTTTAAAACGTGCAATTATGCCGTTTGGTGGTATCAATATGGTGAAAGGTTCTTGTAAAGTTTACCGTCGCGAATTAAAACCTGAAGTCGAACAAATCTTTACTGAATATCGTAAAACACACAACCAAGGTGTATTCGATGTTTACACGCCAGATATCTTACGTTGCCGTAAATCAGGCGTAATCACTGGTCTTCCAGATGCTTATGGTCGTGGTCGTATCATCGGTGACTATCGTCGTATGGCACTTTACGGTGCAGACTTCTTAATGAAAGATAAATTCAAACAATTTACTTCATTACAAGACAAATTAGAGCGTGGCGAAGATATCCAAGCAACAATTCAATTACGTGAAGAAATCGCAGAACAACACCGCGCTTTAGGTAAAATGAAAGAAATGGCAGCCTCTTATGGTTATGACATTTCTGGTCCAGCAACTAACGCACACGAAGCGGTTCAATGGACTTACTTTGCATACCTTGCTGCAGTTAAATCTCAAAATGGTGCTGCAATGTCATTCGGTCGTGTTTCTACATTCTTAGATATCTATATCGAGCGTGACTTAAAAGCAGGCAAAATCACAGAACAAGAAGCACAAGAGTTAATTGACCATTTAGTCATGAAATTACGTATGGTACGTTTCTTACGTACGCCAGAATACGATCAATTATTCTCTGGTGACCCAATGTGGGCAACTGAAACATTAGCTGGTATGGGCTTAGATGGTCGTACATTAGTCACCAAAAACAGCTTCCGTATCTTACACACCCTTTACACGATGGGCCCTTCTCCAGAACCAAACTTAACAATTCTTTGGTCTGAAAAATTACCAGAAGGTTTCAAACGCTATGCAGCTAAAGTCTCTATCGATACGTCATCTGTTCAGTATGAAAACGATGACTTAATGCGTCCTGACTTCCAAAACGATGACTATGCGATCGCTTGCTGCGTATCACCAATGATCGTAGGTAAAATGATGCAATTCTTCGGTGCGCGTGCAAACTTAGCGAAAACCTTGTTATACGCAATCAACGGTGGTGTGGATGAGAAATCAGGTGACCAAGTTGGACCGAAATCAGAGCCAATCACAAGCGAATACTTAGATTATGAAGATGTCATGACTCGCTTAGACAGCTTTATGGATTGGTTAGCAAAACAATACGTAACAGCATTGAACATCATTCACTTTATGCATGATAAATATGCATATGAAGCTGCATTAATGGCTCTTCACGATCGTGATGTATTCCGCACAATGGCGTGTGGTATCGCGGGTCTTTCTGTGGCAGCTGACTCATTATCTGCAATTAAATATGCGAAAGTGAAACCAGTTCGTGGCGACATCGAAATCAAAAACAAAGCGGGTGAAGTTGTTGGTGTTGCGAAAAACGTGGCAATCGACTTTGAAATCGAAGGTGAATATCCACAATTCGGTAACAACGATAACCGTGTAGACGAAATCGCGTGTGACTTAGTTGAACGCTTTATGAAGAAAATCCAAAAATTGGGTACATATCGTAACGCTGTTCCAACTCAATCTGTTCTTACTATCACTTCTAACGTGGTATATGGTAAGAAAACAGGTAACACACCAGATGGTCGTCGCTCAGGTGCGCCATTCGGACCAGGTGCGAACCCAATGCACGGTCGTGACCAAAAAGGTGCGGTAGCGTCATTAACATCTGTTGCTAAATTACCATTTGCGTATGCGAAAGACGGTATTTCATACACCTTCTCAATCGTACCAAATGCATTAGGTAAAGATTACGAAGCACAAAAACGTAACCTTGCAGGCTTAATGGACGGTTACTTCCACCACGAAGCAACCATCGAAGGTGGTCAGCACTTAAATGTGAACGTAATGAACCGTGAAATGTTATTAGATGCGATGGAAAACCCAGAGAAATATCCTCAGTTAACCATCCGTGTTTCTGGTTATGCAGTACGTTTCAACTCATTAACGAAAGAGCAGCAACAAGACGTAATTACTCGTACATTCACTCAAGCGATGTAA
- a CDS encoding hypothetical protein (COG0590 Cytosine/adenosine deaminases) — translation MRYALELADKAEALGEIPVGAVLVDDEGNILGEGWNLSITDSDPTAHAEIVALRRGGKSLHNYRLLNTTLYVTLEPCTMCAGAILHSRIKRLVFGASDYKTGAVGSRFHFFDNYKMNHYVEITAGVLQEACSQKLSAFFQKRREQKKAHKFKTDEKRYPE, via the coding sequence ATGCGTTATGCCCTTGAATTAGCAGACAAGGCAGAAGCTTTAGGTGAAATTCCAGTTGGTGCAGTACTGGTCGATGACGAGGGAAATATTCTCGGCGAAGGCTGGAACTTATCGATTACTGACTCTGATCCTACCGCCCATGCTGAAATCGTTGCCTTACGCCGAGGTGGTAAAAGCTTACACAACTACCGTCTACTGAATACGACCCTTTATGTCACCCTTGAGCCTTGCACGATGTGTGCGGGTGCAATTTTACATAGTCGTATTAAACGCTTGGTCTTTGGCGCTTCCGATTATAAAACGGGGGCAGTCGGCTCACGTTTTCACTTTTTCGATAACTATAAAATGAATCATTATGTTGAGATAACCGCGGGTGTACTGCAAGAAGCATGTAGTCAAAAACTGAGTGCTTTTTTTCAAAAACGGCGTGAACAGAAAAAAGCGCATAAATTCAAGACAGATGAAAAACGGTATCCTGAATAA
- a CDS encoding pyruvate formate-lyase 1-activating enzyme (COG1180 Pyruvate-formate lyase-activating enzyme): MSIVGKIHSFESCGTVDGPGIRFILFLQGCLMRCKYCHNRDTWDLHAGKEITVEELMKEVVTYRHFMKASGGGVTASGGEAVLQAEFVRDWFRACKEQGIHTCLDTNGFVRNYDHVIDELMDVTDLVLLDLKQLNDTIHQHLIGVPNKRTLEFAQYLAKRNQPVWIRYVVVPGYTDADEDIHLLGNFIKEMKNIEKVELLPYHRLGAHKWEAMGEKYELEDVAPPTKESLEHIKTILEGYGHIVKY; this comes from the coding sequence ATGTCTATTGTGGGAAAAATTCATTCATTTGAGTCTTGTGGAACGGTCGATGGACCAGGGATCCGTTTCATTTTATTTTTACAAGGCTGCTTGATGCGCTGTAAATACTGCCATAACCGAGATACCTGGGATTTGCATGCTGGCAAAGAAATTACGGTTGAGGAATTAATGAAGGAAGTGGTCACGTATCGCCATTTCATGAAAGCCTCGGGAGGTGGCGTGACCGCTTCTGGTGGTGAGGCGGTTTTACAAGCTGAATTTGTTCGAGATTGGTTCCGAGCATGTAAAGAACAAGGGATCCATACTTGTCTTGATACAAATGGTTTTGTGCGCAATTATGATCATGTCATTGACGAATTAATGGATGTTACTGATCTGGTTTTGTTAGATCTCAAACAACTTAATGATACGATTCACCAACACTTAATTGGTGTTCCGAATAAACGTACACTTGAATTTGCACAATATTTAGCAAAACGTAATCAGCCTGTTTGGATTCGTTATGTAGTGGTGCCTGGTTATACTGATGCAGATGAAGATATTCATTTACTGGGTAACTTTATTAAAGAGATGAAAAATATCGAGAAGGTTGAGCTCTTGCCTTACCATCGTTTAGGTGCGCATAAATGGGAAGCAATGGGGGAAAAATACGAACTCGAAGATGTTGCACCACCTACTAAAGAATCCCTAGAACATATTAAAACGATTCTGGAAGGATACGGGCATATTGTGAAATATTAA